The Populus alba chromosome 6, ASM523922v2, whole genome shotgun sequence genomic interval TATGATAAATAAGGTGACCTCAAAATAAGAATAACAGTTGATTCATGGAACACTGATAGTCCCTCTGTCCTATTTTGTTGGCACAATATTccatataaatattttccagtttatttgtACAGTTTCTAAAAGTAACATTCAAAATCATGCACTTCCAGCATTACACTTGTTTTAAGAGACTAAAATTCATTAATCATGGTATAAGCAGTTCTTAAAACATATGCTTCAGACAAAATAGTTAAGAATGTCACCCTTctgaaatttaatttacaaaGATGGAGCAAAATGAAGGAATGAAGAGAGTAAAGGCATACTTGAATGTCCTCAATTCCACAGACAGCACAAATGTCACCAGCTTCCACTTTTGTGGCTGGAACCCTAATGAACTTCTCATAAACAAAAAGCTCACTAACTTTTCCAAATCTACACGAATCTTCTGATGTGCAAACCTACAAAAAACTCAacacaaaattaagaaaaaggttTGCTTGCTTCTTTCTCTGTTCAACTTCAACAATTGCTGTGAAACTGATGTCTCTAACTTGAAATCACCATagttaaaagaagaaacaaatctATAATTATACTTGATGTGTGAAAACTACTACTAAGTGTTGCAGGCTTTCATCAAATAAATGATTATGATTGATCTCTCAACCATCTACAGCATAAGGATATCTTATAAATGAATCAATTTTCCTGTATTTTTGTATAACTCTTGAATCGATTATCTTTGAAATAACTTCTTCAAGTAATTATCTGGGCACCACTTTGCAGCACAACACTACAGCAACTACAATGTCTAAAAACTAAAGTTCAGAAACAAATGGCATATGGAGATCATACCACAGTTATCTGTATGCAGcactatagatttttttttttttccagattctTTTAGCCTTTATCTATTCAAATGCAACTTAGATTGATCATTAATCATCGGAACAAAATCTTTACATCAGCAAACCACATCATGCAACAGAAATTGATTGAGAAAGTATGCAAGCATCACCAATTACAGTTCAAAACTGCCAATATCAAGACAGGACTATCCAACATGTATGCTAATGGAAAATAGAATGTTGAAGccacaagaaaagaaaggacaCTCACCCTCACATCCATTCCTTTCTGCAGAACCCCAGCATGCAACCGTCCAATAGCTATTCGTCCTTTATGTTCATCATACTCGATATTTGTGGCCTAAAATATGTCAATTTCAACTATAAACACACATCCAAGTTATAATAAGTTCATACAGGAAATGCAAACAAATCTAATCAAAGTTAAAACAAAAGGATGAGCTATGTATCAATTAATTTACAGAATCAACTACCTAGatgatgataatatatatgaattaactAAGCTCATCTTTAAAATTGCCACTCATGGGATCTGCTTCATCTTCTTGACAAGGATTTTCagctttcaatttaattcaagcAAAGAGACAAATTTCTTCTCAAATTTTATTGTCATTAGTTAAAGACTTGTATTAGCAATGCATACGATGATAACTTGACAAATAATCCTTGCATTCAACCTGCAACATCATATTTAGCTAAGAAAAGGCCAAGACTGAAGATATGAAGATATGATGAATGGAAACTTTGGTCTAGAAAGCATTGGAAACTTTACTGCAGAATTATCGAAGGATCCTAAGCATTACCCAAAGATACTTGTTTATAAGAAATTCTTAGCTAGTATATCtgccataatatttttttatgccctGCCACCCTGCAATTTTAGGTACAGAAACTCGATGAAATTCACTCAAATGAAACAGCAGAGAGCAAGTGATAGCTAATGCTAAAGCCACTCCCCATCAATCAGTTATCCTTTTGACCCTGGTTAAAATATTGCACCGCATATCGAGCCTTCTCATCATAGGTCACAGCACAAAAAAGCCTATTCTAGTGATGGTATTTGCATGTAAAATCTTATTGGTTAGTGGTAAATGATCGACCCATATTGCTGGCATGTAGTTCTTCTAAATTTCTAATGGTTTATGCCATAATGTCCCATCCAGTTCTGAGagattcaaaatcaaaagccaaacaatataaaagcaaagcataagaacaaatttgaaaaaagcaATACAAGGAATGGCCACTAACAAGCATTTGCAGTGCACCGTCTTTGTCAATACATGGTCCAGGTATGCATCTCATTATAGCCTCAAAAAGTGGGCCAAGATCTTCAGCCAAATCATCAGGAGACAATCCTGCCTTCCCTTTTATACCACTCGCATATATTGATTGGAAATCACACTGCAACATAAATTAAAGATGCTATCAGACCATGCCTTAAACTGCTATCTTTTGATGATATTAAAGCATCCACTAAGCTAAAGAAAACCTTGAAACAACATGGTAAAAGTTTCAAACAGATTATGTCCTGAAGTACTTCTACTAATTATCATTCACCAAATTCTCGTTGAGGCTCAGTAAGTTTTCTATTACTGTCATTCTCCACAATGACTACATAAAATCACTGCAGAACATCTCAATGTGAACCTTACACTTGCAAATCCTTACGATATAACAATCGTCAAAATACCTGTTCATCCGTCGCATTGAGTTCAATAAACAATTCAAAAGTCGAATTGATAACAAAATCCGGACGTGCAGATGGTCTATCAATcttattaacaacaacaacaacagcatgACCAAACTCCAAAGCCTTCTTCAAAACAAACCTCGTCTGCGGCATCGGCCCCTCAACAGAATCCACCTACAAAAATCAAGACCTCCATTAGTCATTACATAAATGCACTAACATTACACATtagcataaaaataacaatatcaacaaaatcaaagatTGAGAAAATGTACCACGAGTAGAACTCCTTCGACCATATTAAGAATCCTTTCAACTTCACCGCCAAAATCAGAGTGACCTGGAGTAtcaattatattgatttttgtatCCTTATAAGTAATTGAAgtatttttgctcaaaattgtAATTCCTCTTTCGCGTTCTATATCATTGGAGTCCATAATTCTCTCCTGTACAAATTGATTATCGCGAAACACCtacgcagaaaaaaaaaacaattattaaaaacaaattttatcgATTAAGACAACGGTAAGTtaagcaataataataaattaattaaaataaacaaattaccTTAGATTGCTTTAACATGGCATCAACTAAGGTAGTTTTACCATGATCAACATGAGCTACTATTGCTATATTCCGTATGTCTCCTCTTCTCATCAACTGGCTCTTTTTCTCTACAAATttgaatatatcaaataaaaataaataaatagaggaaaataaaataaaaatgaaattcattTAAACTTACCGGTGGTGGAGGTTTCGGTGGAAACGGAGTATTTTATCGGAGAGTGAAATGAAAAACGAGAACGGCGGCAGCGGAGTGATGAGGTTGGTGTCGTTTTGGAGGTGTTTGGGAAGGAAGATAAGGTGAAGGAGCTACCGAAGAGTTGTTTGGTAAGCAGAGGTGTTTTAGGGTTTATAAGAGAGAAGGaggagctgctgctgctgcggaTGTTAATTGCCATTTCCATTTCTCTCTCGCAGTGAGTGAGGAAGAGAAATGTATTTGGCTAAgtgagggagggagagagaggttATAACTTATAAGGCTACTGTTAGTTTTGAAACAAACTAACGATAAATTTGAGAGGTCGGGATAGCATGGAgctaagaagaaagaaagggtgCCTTCCTTCGGCCCCCTTTTGGCCACGTCGACGATGGTTCCGTAAGGTAAAGTAGTTTGGGACCATGAGAGAAGCCCAACTCGGAAAATTAAGATGCTTAATTTGAGCCTTAGGgctggatttttctttttttagtaaaGTGAAGAGGGGGGTTTAGGGCCAGGAAGAGGAGTGTGAACTTTGTGCTAAccaagttaattataatttatttataatttagcttagaaaatcaaatttgtGATTATTCAtggatataattatttaatttattttttatgcaactggctttttattatttatttgaataataagCGATCCAcatctttattattaaattagatttgaaaacttatcATAAATATACGAATATCAACATAGATAATTTGTCTAAGacctcattaaaaataatttagttttattataaatctaaaataatttgttttcatttcaaataataataataataataataattgatttggaagagtttttatattaaaaaaaaatatggtttgccTAATTTAAAGAATGGCAAAAGTGAGATATGAGAAcgtcaataatattaaaaaataagagaatatTCAATGTATCGAATAATTCTCCATGCaaagatacttttaatttttcattttgttttattttatttctgcttttcgagaaagaaaaatttaatttcaaatggGCCTCGAGTTGCATAGGACTGAAAGGGGAAGATAAAGGCTGTACAGAGAAACTAGAACCTCCATGCCCAACATTTCAAACATCAATTAATCCCATGAATGCCCTTCTCCCCGCCATTTCCCTTCCCTGTTTCTCAAAACCCCAACAACCTTTCCCGCCATTGAAACCAAAACCACCCAGCACCACCTTCCCCTCCTCCTTTAAACCCCTAAAacacagcaacagcaacaaaacacaaaccccaaaactaaaaacaactCAGAACTGCACTAATATCTCTTTGGCATCTCCTTCTGAAGAGACCCTTCTATCTAGTGACTGGCCTCAGCTCCTAAAAATCTCAATTGGGTCTAAAGATTTCTTGTTAGGCAAGGCAATCCATGCCTGCTTAGTAAAACTAGCCTCCCAAAATGACCCATTTGAAGGCAATAATCTTATTAATCTGTATGCGAAATTTAACAGATTGGATCTGGCATGGaaggtgtttgatgaaatgcttGTTAGAAACACTATTACTTGGACTTCACTAATAAAAGGGTGTCTAGAGAATGGAGATTTTGTTTCTGGCTTTAGTGTTGTTTGTGATATGTGTGAATTTGGAGAGAAGTTTAATGAGCATACTTGCGTGGTGATTTTACAGGCTTGTAGCGAGACAGGGGATGTGGTATTAGGGGAACAAATTCAtggttttgtaataaaaagtGGGTTTGAAGAGAATGTTTTTGTTGGCACTTCATTGATTTCTATGTACTCAAGAAGCGGGAATTTTGATGAGGCAGAGAAAGTGTTTACTGGTGTCGGTTGTAAAGATCTTCGGTGTTTAAATTGTATGATTTTGGAATATGGGAAGGCTGGATATGAGAAGAGGGCTATTGGGGTTTTTATATATCTGATAAGTGTTGGTTTGGATCCTAATGATTATACTTTCACTAACATAATTAGTACTTGCAATGTAGAGGAGGGTAAGCAACTACATGGGCTTGCTGTAAAGTATGGTGTTTTGCTTCAAACTTCGGTGGGAAATGCAGTTATTACTATGTATGGGGAAAATGGAATGGTTGAGGAGGCAGCGAGAATGTTTTCTGTGATGAATAAGAAGAATTTGATTTCTTGGACTGCCTTAATATCAGGCTACACAAGGAATGGATATGGTGAAAAGGCTGTTGATGGTTTTCTGGAATTGCGTGGTTGTGGTGTTGAATGTGATTCTGGTTTGTTAGCTACAATTCTTGATGGCTGCTCAGAATGCAAAAACTTGGTATTGGGAACTCAAATTCATGGATTAGTGATCAAGCTTGGTTTTCCCTGTGATCTTTATATTGGGACTGCTTTAATAGATTTATATGCCAAATGCAAGAACTTGCAGTCTGCAAGAACAGTTTTTAATGGTCTTTCCCCAAGGAGCACTGCTTCTTTCAATGCCATTCTAGTGGGATTTATTGAGAATGATAGCAACGAAGAAGATCCCATGGTTTTTCTTAGTCAGCTGAGACTGGCTGGTATTAAACCAGATTCAGTGAGTTTTTCACGGCTTCTATGTTTATCTGCCAATCAAGCTTCTTTAGTAAAAGGGAGAGGTCTCCATGCATATTCTATCAAAACAGGATTTGCAGGCGATATTTCAGTATCCAATGCTTTAATTACCATGTATGCCAAATGTGGAATTGTTGAGGATGCTTATCAAGCATTTAATTCAATGAGCGCTAATGATTGCATTTCTTGGAATGCCATAATCTCGGCTTACTCTCTTCATGGTCACGGTGAAAAGGCCTTATTGCTATATCAAGAGATGGAGGAGAAAGGGTTTACTCCTGATGAGATCACGATATTGGTCATCCTTCAAGCTTGCACTTATTCAGGTTTGTCGGAAGATGGATTACACCTATTCAACACAATGGAATCAAAATATGGGATTCAGCCATTGCTTGAGCACTATGCTTGTATGGTTGATCTTTTGGGCCGGGCTGGCTATTTATCACAAGCCATGGATATTATTAACAGAAGTCCCTTTTCAGAGTCAACTTTGCTTTGGAGAACTTTGGTCAATGTGTGTATGTTGTGCGGGGATCTGAATCTTGGCAAGTTAGCTTCAAAACATTTACTTGATTTGTCACCTGATGAGGCAGGTTCTTATGTACTTGTTTCAAATATGTATGCTGGTGAAGGAATGATAGATGAGGCATCGAAGGTTAGAACAACTATGAAAGACTTGAAGTTGAGTAAAGAAGCAGGCAGTAGCTGGGTTGAGATTGATAACATGGTCCATTATTTCGTGGCAAGTGGCACTGACCATCCAGCAAGTATAGAAATTTATGCAAGATTGGATCTATTAAGGAATGAAATGAGAGGGACATATGTTAGCAAAGCTGATCTCAATCTAATTTAAGAATTCGTGTGACTACAAAAAAACAGAATCATCTCTCTTGCAGAGTTCTCTTTATTCATTGGGGTCAGTATCAGTTTGGCATCTGCCCTACAATCACTACATTGCATACATGAAGCAGTTACAGAATGCTGCACCTATAAATCAACAGTTCAAATTGTGTAGAAAGACAAGAACATGCTAGATGTTATCACCGATGGACCTCCCGGCTATATCCGTTGTCATTCTTGCCTCAACTGGATTAAGAGATGCTGGATTTATTCTGACTCGCATTTTGCTGCaattttattggtagaaaaaaactaaatccagcggttccagtttttttttactgaaattacAGAGGTCTCCATGCATATTCTATCAAAACAGGATTTGCAGGATTCTCCTAACATAGCTAGACTAAATAAGAAAACACATATTAAGCCGTCGATTCTCCTAACATCCCTCTCAAATTGATGGTGTGCGGTTTAGAACtatcaatttcatcaatcaTAAACTAATGGCAAAAATATGCTACCCCATGCTCTTAGATCACACAATTGCTCCCAAGACCAATAATCAGATGCAGAAggtttaaaaattgttttgaactTTGTGTTCAACTAATCAGGTATTTGGTCCTGGAAAATTCAGTGATCTGAACCTGTAGCTAACATCGATGTCTGATAATCAATCAATATCAACAACATGTCGTGACGCTTGGTTGGTTTTGTCAGAAAAGTCAGTTGCAGGGGTTCATTGATTAGTACACCTTTGGTGCTAGTAAGGTCGGGATCATGGTCGTCCATCTTTGGTTTGTCAGTTGCTTCTTGGCCTGCAAGTTGGAGTACTTAATTGGAAGGTGTGGGAATAGTTCTTTTTTCGCTATGGTAAGCGCGACTCCTTAGCGCCTCCACCCATTCATTTCCCTATCAGGGGGAAAAGAAGAGATCAACTTAAGTAACTATAGTAACTAGTTCGCAGCTTTCAATTTGTATCATCGTCAAGGCACCAAGTCTCGAACTCCTGTTTGTGAGTCATTCCGTCCAGCTTATCTGGTTTAGCGGTCCCGCTCTGCAAAGATTCATTATTTTCCCTTGCTTTCTTGTAATGGAAGTGTCGCatgtgtgcggcggcgcggcgatcgtccaccctcaagaaaaaatcatcggaatatttattcctggcaaaaagggaaagacaaggaattcttgtctctaaggtaaaaaatggactgggagtcgccacctagtattctggttactaggaaccttaactggtctttagagatcgggtacggagactggttgcgtaaagggaaggtattagcaccccaactacgccctacctaaggtaggctgcattgttttgtctaataaaatctaagtcatgttgtggtttcctattgtccaaaatatgcattacatgtaatgtcataccccgggttctattgtccaaacaaaaaaaagaattaaatatctgaaatacgcattacgtgtaatgtcataccccaggttttattgtccaaaaaaaagaattaaatatccggaatatgcattacgtgtaaagtcataccccggatactaagagacaaacaaaataaaatttttgttgtttttgaaatattggccaatattctcttgactttaataaactggttattaaagccaaaatgcatgctaaaacattttttttggtgtatgaaaaatacaatatgaatttttagctttgagacacttggccgtatgcacaaaaacattttttttttccaattttttttgtatttttggaagtttttttttttttttgacgaaaaccgggtatttttaatatcagatttttgtatttttaataacataaaataccacccaatattaatcaaaatgacataaaaattacacggaaaaattataaaatgctgaaaaaaaatgttttttttttttttgaaatgggccgggtcaggcccaaatacatgggttgggccgaacctggcccaaatgcatgggctggttactgtgtacatagtaaccggggttactgtgtgcacagtaaccagagaattagtTAGCATgtatagtaaccgggttactgtgcacacagtaacccgtgaattaattagccagttactgtgcacagcacagtaactagctaattaatcttcatctgctgcagaacgtaaacgttctgcatgcagatgaagccgaagccgaagcaaaaaaaatgacagtgGAGAAAGTTACCTGGAACGGTGTTGATGCcgcatcagctgctgccagcatcaacacCGTTCCAGGtccccaaaaagtctacaacacccgacttcgagcgagaaacatggaaaatgaagagcgtgctcaacgtgaggcctatttgcacgaagagttggagtctctgaaaataagtgtggctcacctcactagcttactcaagcaaacattaagaaatacctctgatgaaggtccttctaatcgACCGATCACCTTTAATCCGGCTCCTACTACAGTTCAgcctgaggaaagaatgagcgaacatggtcaagaacctcagcaaaatccaacatttgtgcagtcaacAACACCGACACCATCCCCAACAGTCGTGAAGGCATCTGCTAATGAGTCCCACAAGgctaagtcatctgatagcattgatcaagctaagatagaggcgttggaagccagactcaaagccattgaaggatcagacttatatgacccggtacgggcagcagagatgtgtttggtcccaaatgtggttatcccaaagaaatttcgtgttcctgaattcatcaaatacagtggaacacaatgccccatgacccatctcaggtcctactgcaataaaatggctgaggtagtacatgatgaaaaactactaatgcactttttccaagacagtttaagtggggcaactttgagttggtacatgagattggataacacaaaaattcacaactggaaagatcttgtggatgctttcatcaagcaatacaagtacaacatggacattgcgcccgacagaaccagtttgtccaatatagagaaaaaggataaagaaagcataagggagtatgctcaaagatggcgagaattagctgctcaagtacatcccccacttctggacaaagagatggtctctttatttgccaacacacttaaagcaccatattacgaacatatgatgggtagttcagcccaacaattcactgatgctgtgatagtgtgtgaacgtatagagcaaggtgtcaagagtggtagaattgctgcaccaaccgagaaaagaggcttcgaaagaaaagagattcaccatgttgaagatggctacatGAGTAGAAAACATAAATCCCAAAATTACCGTACtccatcccaaattgccaacatcaaaaaacttgaaccccaaaactttcaagccaaaagccaaattggaaatttccaaagggttcaagaacaattacctccactaccgttacccctgaatgagatgtatcaaaagctattgAGCATTGGTCAAATAGCACCAGAACCTCTAACACCTTtgcagccaccttatcctaattggtacaagccagaactcaattgtgaataccatgccggtattactgggcatagcatctatacctgcaacgcctttaagagaaagcttctgcaattaatcaaggctgggtggatagaattggaagatgcccccaatgtgaatacgaacccgttgcctaatcatgcttgaagcagATTAAGATGGAATGtttggggaattggaaagcatcaatggtccagcatgatagcttgaattttGTAGAACTCAACTTTTGACCATGGTGTTGTTccgcattgtctttgagtcctctACGCAGAGCTTTTGAGAGGAGTTTGCCTATGGACAGATTCGCCAAAATAGAGGAAGGAAGCCTGCCttgttattgcttttttttaatgcttttgaatAAGACTTTCTCTGTTAATGTGCTTCTCTTatgaaataagatcatgtgttttcttgtgttcacatcacactcttctttgttgttattacatgtaaataacattttgagcgcaactttgctcacaacactacaacatgaagaatcctttggtgttcctttcttccaaacccatacattaatctcatatgttttcaaggatatttttttttgggacctccaaagtgagtacaaaaacaaaaatcgtgttgatatttgtccaaaacaaatgcattttgaaaattcaagtgattccttaaataggtacacatatacctagaaaacttgaaagaaaaaaagacaataaagacAAACAACACTATGAAGTGActtcaaaggcgcactcaaaaggaggttggctattcagtctctaaaaaagggtctcttgctgtcccagtgatcaccctcgtggaggcaatatgggggcttgtaggTAATGAGATGGCATGTGTaccaactattaccagtctaagcactcagcgaagagttggggtttacacaaacttaaaccttgactaaaagtcgtaaggtaagctgctagtcccccacttaacttaaagtgtTTCAGTACAAACTCTCATATGAATGATGCATGACACAATCTATAAtacatgaacaaatatgtacaaatttAAAGCACATGAGCAAATAACTAAGGGAAAttcatcttcaaaataaaacacaataaatccaaagaaaaaaactagacaaaacaatgcttagtccacaaagtccccagtggagtcgccattctgtcgcatgtgtgcggcggcgcggcgatcgtccaccctcaaggaaaaatcatcggaatatttattcctggcaaaaagggagagacaaggaattcttgtctctaaggtaaaaaatggactgggagtcgccacctagtattctggttactaggaaccttaactggtctttagagatcgggtacggagactggttgcgtaaagggaaggtattagcaccccaactacgccctacctaaggtaggctgcattgttttgtctaataaaatctaagtcatgttgtggtttcctattgtccaaaatatgcattacatgtaatgtcataccccgggttctattgtccaaacaaaaaaaagaattaaatatctggaatacgcattacgtgtaatgtcataccccaggttttattgtcaaaaaaaaagaattaaatatccggaatatgcattacgtgtaaagtcataccccggatactaagagacaaacaaaataaaatttttgttgtttttgaaatattggccaatattctcttgactttaataaactggttattaaagccaaaatgcatgctaaaacattttttttggtgtatgaaaaatacaatatgaatttttagctttgagacacttggccgtatgcacaaaaacattttttttttccaattttttttgtatttttggaagtttttttttttttttgacgaaaaccgggtattttaatatcagatttttgtatttttaataacataaaataccatccaatattaatcaaaatgacataaaaattacacggaaaaattataaaatgctgaaaaaaaatgtttttttttttttttgaaatgggccgggtcaggcccaaatacatgggttgggccgaacctggcccaaatgcatgggctggttactgtgtacatagtaaccgggttactgtgtgcacagtaaccagagaattagtTAGCATgtatagtaaccgggttactgtgcacacagtaacccgtgaattaattagccagttactgtgcacagcacagtaactagctaattaatcttcatctgctgcagaacgtaaacgttctgcatgcagatgaagccgaagccgaagcaaaaaaaatgacagtggagaaagttacctggaacggtgttgatgctggcagcagctgatgcgGCAGGGGTGGTGGTGGCAGTGCtggcggttcgcggtggccggcggttttccttctctctctctcctctgttttttctgttttcttctctgcttcttcctttctcttctctgccttctctcctctcttctctcggtCTTCCCCTCTGTTCCCTCTTCTGTTCCCTCttctgttccctctctctccgtctTCTCCTCCTTTTTCCTCTCTCGGGTCTCctctcctctatttatagagcccgtgagcatgtttttttcattgtggagccaaggaacgggtcatgcggcggctggtcgggcgcggctgtccaggcgtgcctacctcagtttcggcggtgcggtaggtggtcggccaatgtcttcggtcggtgggctagagggaccggcggtcggtgggcttgagggaccggcatcattaaatatgcattctttttccttctttgctgctgtgtgttcggcggggaagaaaggggaacagtgccgttcaaaacggcactgttttgagctttctttgattttttttttttttttgtatttattatttttttatggggacccaaaaatgggttacaacaggaAGTACAAGTCCCTGTCCTTTCAGACTGGACCAAGATAGAATGTCTTCCTCACGGGAGCTCGTATGTTAATGAGCAGGGTCCCCTTCATTACAATAATTGTGGCACCGAACTCGTAAATCATACGATTATTAATCAGAGAGAGCTTGGTGAAAACATTAGTGGTTTGACATTCAATTGAAATATGTGGAACCTAAGGCTTCACGAATAGAAGGAGAATTCATTTCAATATACTTGGTGTGCTCATGAAAAACATGAATCTTGAATAGCACTAGTATTATTCATGTAAAAAGAGTATGAATAAGCTATGAAACATGAAGTTCACCTAACAGCCTGCAAAGCCATACAACTTCAGAACAAGCAAATATCATATCCAAATATTCAAACTTGGTGGATAATTTTGAGAAATGAGCTTGTCTTTTACTCTTCTAATAAATTACGGCATTACTAAGAAACACATGTTAACCTATAACATCAAAGGGTAAGAGAAAAGATCATCATCCTTCTTATGCAACTTTAAAGAAGCTCTACAACAATAGATTAGGCTTCTACCAAAAATATAGAAGGAATAAAAGATTCAAGCATCAATATTTAATGTATGAACAACATCTAAAATATGATGATTTTCACGCTCAATGACACCATTCTATTAAGGGGTGCAGGGATATAAACTCTAAgaaagcata includes:
- the LOC118053202 gene encoding putative elongation factor TypA-like SVR3, chloroplastic, translated to MEMAINIRSSSSSSFSLINPKTPLLTKQLFGSSFTLSSFPNTSKTTPTSSLRCRRSRFSFHSPIKYSVSTETSTTEKKSQLMRRGDIRNIAIVAHVDHGKTTLVDAMLKQSKVFRDNQFVQERIMDSNDIERERGITILSKNTSITYKDTKINIIDTPGHSDFGGEVERILNMVEGVLLVVDSVEGPMPQTRFVLKKALEFGHAVVVVVNKIDRPSARPDFVINSTFELFIELNATDEQCDFQSIYASGIKGKAGLSPDDLAEDLGPLFEAIMRCIPGPCIDKDGALQMLATNIEYDEHKGRIAIGRLHAGVLQKGMDVRVCTSEDSCRFGKVSELFVYEKFIRVPATKVEAGDICAVCGIEDIQIGETIADKAFGKPLPSIRVEEPTVKMAFSINTSPFVGREGKYVTSRNLRDRLYRELERNLAMKVEDGETADTFVVSGRGTLHITILIENMRREGYEFMVGPPKVINKKVDDKVLEPYEIATVEVPEEHMGAVVELLGRRRGQMFDMQGVGSEGTTLLKYKIPTRGLLGLRNAILTASRGTAILNTIFDSYGPWAGDIITRDQGSLVAFEDGTSTSYALASSQDRGQMFIGPGAGVYKGQIVGIHQRTGDLSLNVCKKKAATNVRSNKEQTVVLDTPLDYSLDDCIEYIQEDELVEVTPSSIRMCKNPKLAKKTR
- the LOC118053203 gene encoding pentatricopeptide repeat-containing protein At5g27110, with the translated sequence MNALLPAISLPCFSKPQQPFPPLKPKPPSTTFPSSFKPLKHSNSNKTQTPKLKTTQNCTNISLASPSEETLLSSDWPQLLKISIGSKDFLLGKAIHACLVKLASQNDPFEGNNLINLYAKFNRLDLAWKVFDEMLVRNTITWTSLIKGCLENGDFVSGFSVVCDMCEFGEKFNEHTCVVILQACSETGDVVLGEQIHGFVIKSGFEENVFVGTSLISMYSRSGNFDEAEKVFTGVGCKDLRCLNCMILEYGKAGYEKRAIGVFIYLISVGLDPNDYTFTNIISTCNVEEGKQLHGLAVKYGVLLQTSVGNAVITMYGENGMVEEAARMFSVMNKKNLISWTALISGYTRNGYGEKAVDGFLELRGCGVECDSGLLATILDGCSECKNLVLGTQIHGLVIKLGFPCDLYIGTALIDLYAKCKNLQSARTVFNGLSPRSTASFNAILVGFIENDSNEEDPMVFLSQLRLAGIKPDSVSFSRLLCLSANQASLVKGRGLHAYSIKTGFAGDISVSNALITMYAKCGIVEDAYQAFNSMSANDCISWNAIISAYSLHGHGEKALLLYQEMEEKGFTPDEITILVILQACTYSGLSEDGLHLFNTMESKYGIQPLLEHYACMVDLLGRAGYLSQAMDIINRSPFSESTLLWRTLVNVCMLCGDLNLGKLASKHLLDLSPDEAGSYVLVSNMYAGEGMIDEASKVRTTMKDLKLSKEAGSSWVEIDNMVHYFVASGTDHPASIEIYARLDLLRNEMRGTYVSKADLNLI